A stretch of the Asticcacaulis sp. ZE23SCel15 genome encodes the following:
- the panD gene encoding aspartate 1-decarboxylase, whose protein sequence is MRFLLRSKIHNAYVTEANLAYIGSITIDEDLMDAVGLWEGEKVLVVSNTSGARLETYVITGERGSGKIAMNGAAAHLIAESEQIIIMGFELTSDPVVPRVVLVDRENKLDRYLSETPSTIL, encoded by the coding sequence ATGCGTTTTCTGCTCCGTTCCAAAATCCACAATGCCTATGTGACCGAAGCCAATCTGGCCTATATCGGTTCGATCACCATTGACGAAGACCTGATGGACGCTGTCGGGCTGTGGGAAGGTGAAAAGGTATTGGTGGTGTCCAACACATCCGGCGCGCGGCTTGAAACCTACGTCATTACCGGTGAGCGCGGATCGGGCAAGATCGCCATGAATGGCGCGGCGGCGCATCTGATTGCCGAATCCGAGCAGATTATCATCATGGGTTTCGAATTGACCTCTGATCCAGTTGTCCCCAGAGTCGTGCTGGTTGACCGTGAAAACAAGCTTGACCGGTACCTGTCGGAAACCCCCTCGACAATTCTTTAA
- a CDS encoding DUF924 family protein codes for MIFGLIKPSDVVAFWREAGPQAWFAKNDDFDARFTAFCHDLHMKAAARTLDDWAQTADGTLALLILLDQFPRNAFRGTAHMFATDPLARTVADTAIAAGQDMEIEPLLRGFIYLPLMHSEDLADQERSVRQNEPLGGDSLAYAIEHRDIIVRFGRFPHRNAVLGRETTREEAAFLADGGFAG; via the coding sequence ATGATCTTTGGGTTGATTAAGCCCTCAGACGTTGTGGCCTTCTGGCGCGAGGCCGGGCCGCAGGCATGGTTTGCCAAAAACGATGACTTCGATGCCCGGTTTACGGCCTTTTGCCACGATCTGCATATGAAGGCAGCCGCCCGCACGCTGGATGACTGGGCGCAGACGGCGGACGGTACACTGGCGCTATTGATCTTGCTTGATCAGTTTCCGCGTAATGCCTTTCGCGGCACGGCCCATATGTTCGCTACGGACCCGCTGGCGCGCACGGTGGCGGACACGGCCATTGCCGCCGGTCAGGATATGGAGATTGAGCCCCTGCTGCGCGGCTTTATCTATTTGCCGTTGATGCATTCAGAAGACCTTGCTGATCAGGAACGCAGCGTGCGGCAGAATGAGCCTCTGGGCGGGGATAGTCTGGCCTATGCCATAGAACACCGCGATATTATTGTCCGGTTTGGGCGCTTTCCCCACCGCAACGCGGTGCTGGGACGCGAAACAACGCGTGAGGAAGCCGCGTTTCTGGCTGACGGCGGCTTTGCGGGCTGA
- a CDS encoding TetR/AcrR family transcriptional regulator produces MSDRRKDMPVKDPASKDVTPRDTPKSRRTRLQILDTSMRLFAELGYDRAGNAAIAEACGLTRGAMLYHFPTREALVEAAAWHIHAAREAMFEAEAAKLKPGQDALDGAVDAYWRLLSSVPFSAFLALERAARQDADVAKAIRPAQEAFDQGAMGNATPGFITAGIDARFQASRDLARFALDGLHRAALTYDQPERVENLINVIKRALHMLNRKGDVHDLWVD; encoded by the coding sequence ATGAGCGATCGCCGCAAAGACATGCCCGTTAAGGACCCGGCTTCGAAGGATGTGACCCCGCGGGACACGCCGAAGTCGCGTCGTACGCGGTTGCAGATTCTCGACACCTCAATGCGGCTGTTTGCCGAACTGGGCTATGACCGCGCCGGCAATGCCGCCATCGCCGAAGCCTGCGGCCTGACGCGCGGGGCGATGCTGTATCATTTTCCGACCCGTGAAGCTCTGGTTGAGGCGGCGGCCTGGCATATTCACGCCGCTCGCGAAGCTATGTTCGAGGCTGAGGCCGCCAAGCTTAAACCGGGGCAAGACGCGCTTGACGGGGCGGTAGATGCCTATTGGCGCCTGCTGTCGTCCGTGCCGTTTTCGGCCTTTCTGGCGCTGGAGCGCGCGGCCCGTCAGGATGCTGATGTCGCCAAGGCCATTCGTCCGGCTCAGGAAGCCTTTGATCAGGGCGCCATGGGTAATGCCACACCGGGCTTTATCACGGCGGGGATCGATGCCCGCTTTCAGGCCAGCCGCGATCTGGCGCGCTTTGCCCTCGATGGTCTGCACCGTGCGGCCCTAACCTATGATCAGCCCGAACGGGTTGAAAACCTGATCAATGTTATTAAACGCGCCCTGCATATGCTCAACCGTAAGGGCGATGTGCATGATCTTTGGGTTGATTAA
- a CDS encoding glycosyltransferase family 1 protein: MRILLATDAWEPQVNGVVTTLKRTLDECRALGHDFEIIQYNEFKTVSWPDYKEVKLALGCYEEVRERILMYAPDAVHIATEGPVGLAARRVCVEWGLPFTTSYHTKFPEYVSARLPLPLSVGYAYMRWFHKPSGRVMVATPTLQKDLEAHGIKNVSPWTRGVDTVMFRPDLEPIYGDLPRPIMAYVGRVAVEKNIEAFLSLDVPGTKVIVGGGPQLEELKVKYPKTVFTGPRFGDELARSYADADVFVFPSLTDTFGLVILEAMATGTPVAAFPAHGPIDIIPGSNAGVINDDLKIAIEEALKLDPKNVRAYAEKFSWRACAEEFVRNLQPLPQPEKARIWTRLKALNPIRKRRKTA, from the coding sequence TTGCGTATCTTGCTGGCCACCGATGCATGGGAACCCCAGGTCAACGGGGTCGTGACCACATTGAAGCGCACGCTCGACGAATGCCGCGCTCTGGGTCATGACTTTGAAATCATTCAATATAATGAGTTCAAAACCGTTTCCTGGCCTGATTACAAAGAAGTCAAGCTGGCGCTCGGCTGCTACGAAGAGGTGCGCGAGCGCATCCTGATGTACGCGCCCGATGCCGTTCACATCGCCACCGAAGGCCCGGTAGGGCTGGCCGCGCGCCGGGTGTGCGTCGAATGGGGCCTGCCGTTTACCACCAGCTATCATACGAAATTCCCGGAATATGTCTCGGCGCGCCTGCCGCTGCCACTCAGTGTCGGCTATGCCTATATGCGCTGGTTCCATAAGCCGTCAGGCCGGGTCATGGTGGCGACACCGACCCTGCAAAAGGATCTTGAGGCCCACGGCATCAAAAACGTCTCCCCGTGGACCCGCGGCGTCGATACCGTCATGTTCCGCCCCGATCTTGAGCCCATCTATGGTGACCTGCCCCGCCCGATCATGGCCTATGTCGGGCGTGTGGCGGTCGAAAAGAATATCGAAGCCTTTTTGTCGCTCGATGTCCCCGGCACCAAGGTCATCGTGGGCGGCGGCCCGCAGCTTGAAGAGCTTAAGGTCAAATATCCCAAGACCGTGTTTACCGGCCCGCGTTTCGGTGACGAACTGGCGCGGTCCTATGCCGATGCCGATGTCTTTGTGTTCCCTTCTCTGACCGACACCTTTGGGCTGGTAATCCTTGAGGCCATGGCGACCGGCACACCTGTCGCGGCTTTCCCGGCGCATGGGCCGATCGATATCATTCCGGGCTCAAACGCCGGCGTCATTAACGACGACCTGAAAATCGCCATCGAAGAGGCGCTGAAACTCGATCCGAAAAATGTACGCGCCTATGCTGAGAAGTTCTCCTGGCGGGCCTGTGCCGAAGAGTTCGTGCGCAATCTCCAGCCCCTGCCTCAGCCGGAAAAGGCCCGTATCTGGACTCGGCTTAAGGCGCTCAATCCGATCCGCAAACGGCGTAAAACCGCTTAG
- a CDS encoding PstS family phosphate ABC transporter substrate-binding protein, whose amino-acid sequence MSASAQMQRDYVWAAGSSTVFPFATRVAEYYMRKYGTKAPKIESLGTGGGIKLFCSGLGGSTPDVANASRPMKPSEYEMCQKNGVGEIIELQIGYDGVVIAMNKQNPDYDFRLDMLYLALSKDVLRYGAFDPNPYVRWSQISAGLPDRKILVYGPPSTSGTRDAFVELGMESGGAAYPLLKDIKGRNEKRFKQLTGSIREDGRYVNAGENDNATLSVLTKTPDSLGVFGYSFYEENKDKVKVAKIDGVKPTPTDIASGRYPLARSLFIYVKKAHLKFVPGLEGYMNEFVSDAAAGKGGYLKGRGLITLDDSLHDKVKQAARTQVVMAAPDSH is encoded by the coding sequence GTGTCGGCTTCCGCCCAGATGCAACGCGACTATGTGTGGGCGGCGGGGTCATCGACGGTGTTTCCGTTCGCGACGCGCGTCGCCGAATATTACATGCGCAAATATGGCACCAAGGCCCCCAAGATCGAATCGCTCGGCACCGGCGGCGGTATCAAGCTGTTCTGCTCAGGCTTAGGCGGCAGTACCCCGGACGTTGCCAATGCGTCTCGGCCCATGAAGCCGTCTGAGTATGAGATGTGCCAAAAGAACGGCGTCGGTGAGATAATTGAACTTCAAATCGGCTATGACGGCGTGGTCATCGCCATGAATAAACAAAACCCTGACTACGATTTCCGGCTGGATATGCTTTATTTGGCCTTATCAAAGGACGTGCTGCGCTACGGCGCGTTCGACCCCAACCCCTATGTGCGCTGGAGCCAGATTTCGGCCGGATTGCCGGACCGCAAAATACTGGTGTACGGCCCGCCGTCGACGTCGGGTACGCGCGATGCCTTTGTGGAACTGGGCATGGAAAGCGGTGGGGCGGCCTATCCGCTGCTTAAGGACATTAAGGGCCGCAATGAAAAGCGTTTTAAGCAACTGACCGGCTCGATCCGCGAAGATGGCCGCTACGTCAATGCCGGTGAAAACGACAATGCGACCTTAAGCGTGCTGACCAAGACGCCGGATTCGCTCGGTGTGTTCGGTTATTCCTTCTATGAGGAAAACAAGGACAAGGTGAAGGTCGCCAAAATCGACGGTGTAAAGCCCACGCCCACGGACATTGCCTCCGGCCGGTATCCTCTGGCCCGGTCCCTGTTCATCTATGTCAAGAAGGCGCACTTAAAGTTCGTGCCGGGCTTAGAGGGCTATATGAACGAGTTTGTGTCCGACGCCGCGGCGGGGAAGGGCGGTTATCTCAAAGGGCGCGGCTTGATCACGCTGGATGACAGCCTGCATGATAAGGTCAAGCAGGCTGCCCGTACGCAGGTGGTGATGGCCGCACCTGACAGTCATTAA
- a CDS encoding substrate-binding domain-containing protein — protein MKKIILAVAAVAAFAVAGSASAQASRDYVWAAGSSTVFPFTTRVAENYGRKSGAKAPKVESLGTGGGFKAFCAGIGAGTPDVANASRPMKKSEFDACKAKGVNDILEIKIGYDGIVIATAKTGKDYAFRDVDFYLALSKDVLRYGQYVKNPYKGWHQINPNLPKSKILMYGPPTTSGTRNSWNELALEAGAAKFPALKALKASDEKKFKEMGSAIREDGVWVDSGENDNAIIGTLTKTPGALGVFGYSFFEENMDKVKVATINGVAPTPETIATGKYPVSRSLYIYVKKAHIGVTPGLDAFINEYVSDAATGKGGYLQQRGLIPLPAAEHAAIKGGIKTLKPMARPKS, from the coding sequence ATGAAAAAGATCATTTTGGCCGTCGCCGCCGTGGCTGCCTTTGCCGTCGCCGGTTCCGCCTCTGCGCAGGCCTCACGCGATTACGTCTGGGCAGCCGGCTCATCGACCGTGTTCCCGTTCACCACGCGCGTCGCGGAAAACTATGGCCGCAAGAGCGGCGCTAAGGCCCCGAAGGTTGAATCTTTAGGCACCGGTGGCGGTTTCAAAGCCTTCTGCGCCGGTATTGGCGCGGGCACGCCCGATGTTGCTAACGCCTCACGTCCGATGAAGAAATCGGAATTCGACGCCTGTAAGGCCAAGGGCGTCAACGATATTCTGGAAATCAAGATCGGCTATGACGGCATCGTTATCGCCACTGCTAAGACGGGCAAGGACTATGCTTTCCGCGATGTCGATTTCTATCTGGCCCTGTCCAAGGACGTTCTGCGCTACGGTCAGTATGTGAAGAACCCCTATAAGGGCTGGCATCAGATCAATCCGAACCTGCCCAAAAGCAAGATCCTGATGTACGGGCCGCCCACCACCTCCGGCACCCGCAATTCCTGGAACGAACTGGCGCTCGAAGCTGGTGCGGCCAAGTTCCCGGCGCTGAAGGCGCTCAAGGCCTCGGACGAAAAGAAGTTCAAGGAAATGGGCTCGGCCATTCGCGAAGATGGCGTGTGGGTCGATTCCGGTGAAAACGATAACGCCATCATCGGCACCCTGACCAAGACGCCGGGCGCTCTGGGCGTGTTCGGTTACTCCTTCTTTGAGGAGAACATGGATAAGGTGAAGGTGGCCACCATCAACGGTGTGGCCCCGACCCCGGAAACTATCGCCACCGGCAAATATCCGGTGTCGCGTTCGCTCTATATCTACGTCAAAAAGGCCCATATCGGCGTCACGCCAGGTCTTGATGCTTTCATCAACGAATATGTTTCGGATGCGGCCACAGGTAAGGGCGGCTACCTGCAACAACGTGGTCTGATCCCGCTGCCAGCCGCCGAACATGCGGCCATTAAGGGCGGCATCAAGACCTTGAAGCCGATGGCGCGCCCTAAGTCGTAA
- the phnE gene encoding phosphonate ABC transporter, permease protein PhnE: MSKTAASDQASLNMAHLAPPTTSFMSRLITYGGWAVLIFVLAISFKAVEMDNLPKLFTNSANTQTLLKEYMHPDFSDWRNYVDKMWLTIQIAIWGTVASVIMAVPFSLLCASNIAPQWIVQIARRLMDILRSVNELVLATLFLVAVGPGALAGVLALSLHNAGVLAKLFSEAVEAIDKAPVEGVRATGGNRLHEIVWGVFPQVAPLWTSFALYRFESSARSATVLGLIGAGGIGQVLFDNLNSFDYARTSAIAIVIVVAVTAIDFLSQAIRKRLL; this comes from the coding sequence ATGTCCAAAACCGCAGCGTCTGACCAAGCCTCCCTGAATATGGCCCATTTGGCCCCGCCTACGACCTCGTTCATGTCGCGCCTGATTACCTATGGTGGCTGGGCGGTGTTGATATTTGTGCTGGCAATCAGTTTTAAGGCTGTGGAGATGGACAATCTCCCTAAGCTGTTTACCAATTCTGCCAACACCCAGACCCTTTTAAAAGAGTACATGCATCCCGACTTCTCGGACTGGCGCAACTATGTCGATAAGATGTGGTTGACGATCCAGATCGCCATCTGGGGGACGGTGGCTTCCGTCATTATGGCTGTACCGTTTAGTCTGCTATGCGCCTCAAACATAGCCCCGCAGTGGATCGTGCAGATCGCTCGCCGCCTGATGGATATCTTACGGTCGGTCAATGAACTGGTTTTGGCTACATTATTTCTAGTAGCTGTTGGGCCAGGCGCTTTGGCGGGTGTTTTGGCGTTATCGTTGCACAATGCTGGGGTTTTGGCCAAGTTGTTTTCCGAGGCTGTGGAAGCGATTGATAAGGCCCCTGTCGAAGGTGTAAGAGCCACCGGTGGCAACCGGCTGCATGAAATTGTCTGGGGGGTGTTTCCGCAGGTGGCCCCGCTATGGACCTCGTTTGCGCTCTACCGGTTTGAATCGAGTGCGCGTTCGGCCACCGTGCTGGGCCTGATCGGGGCAGGCGGTATCGGGCAGGTGCTGTTTGATAATCTCAACAGCTTTGACTATGCCCGCACCTCCGCGATTGCGATTGTGATCGTGGTGGCCGTGACCGCCATCGACTTCCTGTCGCAGGCCATCCGTAAGCGGTTGCTGTAA
- the phnD gene encoding phosphate/phosphite/phosphonate ABC transporter substrate-binding protein gives MLKRKHFILSAMAAVAGAGLLGLSSCSKPDEAAANPEIAFSVLSVEKAQDLEKLWTPLFEDMRKETGLNIRPFYSSNYTTLIEGMRFNQVQAGWFSNAAGLEAIRRAEGEVFAHSTYPDGVEGYTSVIIVPAKSTLTAEQLLKCDKTLNFGMGDVKSTSGTLAPLTYFFLPQGKEPNTCFKNVRSASHQANIEAVAAGVIDAATNNSTALWELEETNPEKFAKIKVIWNSPVLPNDVLIYRKDLDPAAKEKLRSFFLTYGTGEGAEADRQRAVLRALYFGNFKPDDNNHFIPVRLMEATQVLQQAKNAGDTAAIDKAQAAYDALKVEEAAYIKKAPPVQAKADASAVAQ, from the coding sequence ATGCTGAAGCGCAAACATTTTATCTTAAGCGCGATGGCCGCTGTGGCGGGGGCGGGACTGCTTGGCCTGTCGTCATGCTCAAAGCCCGATGAGGCCGCGGCCAATCCGGAAATCGCGTTCTCGGTGCTGTCGGTTGAAAAGGCGCAGGATCTTGAGAAACTGTGGACGCCGCTGTTTGAGGATATGCGCAAAGAGACCGGCCTGAACATTCGCCCGTTTTATTCGTCGAACTACACCACCCTGATCGAAGGGATGCGTTTCAATCAGGTTCAGGCGGGCTGGTTCTCCAATGCCGCCGGGCTTGAGGCCATTCGCCGCGCCGAGGGCGAAGTGTTCGCCCATTCGACCTATCCTGATGGGGTCGAAGGCTATACCTCGGTCATCATTGTCCCCGCCAAATCGACGCTTACCGCGGAGCAATTGCTGAAATGCGATAAAACGCTCAATTTTGGTATGGGCGATGTGAAGTCAACGTCGGGTACACTGGCGCCGCTGACCTATTTCTTCCTTCCGCAGGGCAAGGAGCCCAATACCTGCTTCAAAAATGTGCGCTCCGCCTCCCATCAGGCTAATATCGAAGCTGTGGCGGCCGGTGTGATTGATGCGGCGACCAATAATTCGACGGCGCTGTGGGAACTGGAAGAAACCAATCCGGAGAAGTTCGCCAAGATCAAGGTGATCTGGAACTCACCGGTTCTGCCCAATGATGTGCTGATCTACCGTAAGGATCTCGATCCGGCGGCTAAGGAAAAGCTGCGCTCATTTTTCCTGACCTATGGCACGGGCGAGGGCGCTGAGGCCGACCGTCAGCGGGCCGTGCTGCGCGCCCTTTATTTCGGGAATTTCAAACCGGACGACAATAACCACTTCATTCCGGTGCGTTTGATGGAGGCCACTCAGGTCTTGCAGCAGGCCAAAAATGCCGGGGATACGGCGGCGATAGACAAGGCTCAGGCCGCCTATGACGCCCTCAAGGTCGAAGAGGCTGCCTATATCAAAAAAGCGCCGCCGGTTCAGGCTAAGGCGGATGCTTCTGCTGTGGCTCAATAA
- a CDS encoding phosphonate ABC transporter ATP-binding protein yields the protein MPQPLVEVSAVSKTYTIKADGAKPRGTLKALNNVSFTMDKPERIALIGPSGSGKSTLLRSIGGLLIDDASSGEIKVMGQAIQSKGRLAGNVRQARMNLGMIAQQFNLVGRLSLFTNAALGHLGKVNGLRGFFGLWSKDEKMAVMRALDHVGVASKANQRANTLSGGQQQRGAIARAIVQDAKVILADEPVASLDPVTARKVMELLVKVNTEDKVGVIVTLHQVDYAKRYCDRILALKDGVIVYDGPSGGLSGDKLKDIYGEEIEDAYWEGAVS from the coding sequence ATGCCGCAGCCGCTGGTCGAGGTGAGCGCTGTCTCCAAAACCTATACGATCAAGGCCGACGGTGCCAAACCGCGCGGAACGCTTAAGGCCCTCAACAATGTCTCCTTCACCATGGATAAGCCTGAGCGCATTGCCCTGATCGGGCCGTCGGGATCAGGCAAATCAACCCTGCTACGCTCGATCGGCGGTCTGCTGATCGATGATGCCTCAAGCGGTGAGATCAAGGTCATGGGGCAGGCCATTCAGTCCAAAGGCCGTCTGGCGGGCAATGTCCGTCAGGCGCGCATGAATCTCGGTATGATCGCCCAACAGTTTAATCTGGTCGGGCGGTTGTCGCTGTTTACCAATGCCGCGCTGGGGCATCTGGGGAAGGTCAATGGCCTGCGTGGCTTTTTCGGCCTGTGGTCGAAGGATGAGAAAATGGCGGTGATGCGCGCCCTTGATCATGTCGGGGTGGCCTCAAAAGCCAATCAGCGCGCCAATACCTTATCCGGCGGTCAGCAGCAGCGCGGGGCGATTGCGCGTGCCATCGTTCAGGATGCTAAGGTCATTCTGGCCGATGAGCCGGTGGCGTCGCTTGATCCGGTGACGGCGCGCAAGGTCATGGAATTACTGGTTAAGGTCAATACTGAGGATAAGGTCGGGGTGATTGTCACCCTGCACCAGGTTGACTATGCCAAACGCTATTGTGACCGGATACTGGCGCTCAAGGACGGGGTTATCGTCTATGATGGCCCGTCCGGGGGCCTGAGCGGAGACAAACTCAAAGACATCTACGGCGAAGAGATCGAAGACGCCTACTGGGAAGGAGCGGTATCCTGA
- a CDS encoding type III PLP-dependent enzyme has translation MEIFPTALDLVRKQSPERPVAMVRRAAVSVAAQWFQANFKGDVFYAVKANPSAWVIETLRDAGISSFDVASLGEVELVRSLAPEARLAFMHPVKSRSAITRAYFDYGVRTFSLDTHDELRKILDATGNAKDLNLIVRLATSGEGSNLPLTNKFGAQAHEAPALLLATRQATQDLMGISFHVGSQCMRPTAYAAAMSAASRSLVRAGVFADIVDVGGGFPSVYPGMVPPALAEYMDVIDRAFEDMKVHETTELWAEPGRSLVAESTSVLTRVELRKGDALYLNDGSYGTLFDATHAKWPFPVKLVRADGTDAEGELRPFRFYGPTCDSIDHMPGPFWLPADVREGDYIEIGMLGAYGVAMATGFNGYGQTDTVFMDDAPMASLFGLGPRHISTPRSAYDTYEDNKVVRLNRPKGGKRGKKRSK, from the coding sequence ATGGAAATCTTCCCTACGGCCCTGGACCTGGTCCGCAAGCAGTCTCCGGAACGTCCCGTCGCCATGGTGCGACGTGCTGCTGTTTCCGTCGCGGCCCAATGGTTTCAGGCAAATTTCAAAGGCGATGTCTTTTATGCCGTTAAGGCCAATCCGTCGGCGTGGGTGATTGAAACCCTGCGCGATGCGGGGATTTCATCGTTCGATGTGGCGTCACTGGGCGAAGTCGAACTGGTGCGTTCCTTAGCACCCGAAGCGCGCCTCGCCTTCATGCATCCGGTCAAGAGCCGCTCAGCCATTACCCGCGCCTATTTTGATTACGGCGTGCGTACCTTCAGCCTCGATACCCATGACGAACTGCGCAAGATTCTGGATGCCACCGGCAATGCCAAGGACCTGAACCTGATCGTGCGTCTGGCGACTTCCGGCGAAGGCTCGAACCTGCCACTGACCAATAAGTTTGGCGCTCAGGCTCACGAAGCCCCCGCCCTGCTGCTGGCCACACGTCAGGCTACCCAAGACCTGATGGGCATTTCGTTCCACGTAGGTTCGCAATGTATGCGCCCAACCGCCTATGCCGCCGCCATGTCTGCCGCCTCGCGCTCACTGGTGCGGGCTGGTGTGTTTGCCGATATCGTCGATGTCGGCGGTGGCTTTCCGTCGGTTTACCCCGGCATGGTGCCACCGGCTTTGGCCGAATATATGGATGTCATCGACCGCGCCTTTGAGGACATGAAGGTCCACGAAACGACTGAGCTGTGGGCCGAGCCCGGCCGCTCGCTGGTGGCGGAATCGACATCGGTGCTGACGCGCGTTGAACTGCGCAAGGGCGATGCCCTGTACCTCAATGACGGCTCCTACGGCACCCTATTTGACGCCACCCACGCCAAATGGCCGTTCCCGGTTAAACTGGTGCGGGCTGACGGCACCGATGCTGAGGGCGAACTGCGCCCGTTCCGTTTCTATGGCCCGACCTGTGATTCCATCGACCATATGCCGGGACCATTCTGGCTGCCGGCTGATGTGCGCGAAGGCGACTATATCGAAATCGGTATGCTGGGTGCTTACGGTGTCGCTATGGCGACCGGCTTTAACGGCTATGGTCAGACCGACACTGTGTTCATGGACGATGCGCCGATGGCGTCGCTGTTCGGCCTTGGCCCGCGCCATATATCCACCCCGCGCAGCGCCTATGACACCTATGAAGATAATAAGGTCGTGCGCCTGAACCGCCCCAAGGGCGGTAAACGCGGTAAGAAGCGCAGCAAGTAA
- a CDS encoding deoxyhypusine synthase — MTGVHLNLLSKDQEMNADTPQSNTKAALLAETVEHVDMTSFDARPIIDAMRKMSFSSRDTARAADIFNMALEDKACSPWLILAGSTSAGGCMHVYRDMVKFGMIDAVVATGASIVDMDFFEALGFKHYQAAGQVDDNVLRENYIDRIYDTYIDEEELQACDHTILEICNRLEPRGYSSREFIWEMGKWLSEGNAKKPGSLIQTAYENNVPIFCPAFVDSSAGFGLVKHQKERIAAKQPYLMIDAVADFRELTDIKIAAGTTGLFMVGGGVPKNFAQDTVVCAEILGVEADMHKYAVQITVADVRDGACSSSTLKEAASWGKVDTTYEQMVFAEATTVVPLIASDAYHRGAWKNREARGWAKLFL, encoded by the coding sequence ATGACGGGCGTCCACCTTAATCTCCTCTCAAAGGACCAAGAGATGAACGCTGATACCCCCCAATCAAACACCAAAGCCGCCCTGCTCGCTGAGACGGTAGAGCACGTCGATATGACCTCGTTCGACGCGCGCCCGATCATTGACGCCATGCGCAAAATGTCATTCTCGTCGCGCGATACCGCCCGCGCCGCCGATATCTTCAACATGGCCCTCGAAGACAAGGCTTGCTCGCCCTGGCTGATCCTGGCCGGCTCGACCTCGGCGGGCGGCTGCATGCACGTTTATCGCGACATGGTGAAGTTCGGCATGATCGACGCAGTTGTGGCCACCGGCGCTTCGATCGTCGACATGGATTTTTTTGAAGCCCTCGGCTTCAAGCACTATCAGGCCGCCGGTCAGGTGGACGACAATGTCCTGCGCGAGAACTATATCGACCGCATCTACGACACCTATATCGACGAAGAAGAGCTTCAGGCCTGCGATCACACGATTCTGGAAATCTGCAACCGCCTTGAGCCGCGCGGCTATTCCTCGCGTGAGTTCATCTGGGAAATGGGCAAGTGGCTGTCGGAAGGCAATGCTAAAAAACCCGGTTCACTGATCCAGACCGCCTATGAGAACAATGTGCCGATCTTCTGCCCGGCGTTTGTCGACTCATCCGCCGGTTTCGGCCTCGTCAAGCATCAGAAAGAGCGCATTGCCGCAAAGCAGCCTTACCTGATGATCGACGCAGTCGCCGACTTCCGCGAACTGACCGACATCAAGATCGCAGCCGGCACCACCGGCCTGTTTATGGTCGGCGGCGGCGTACCCAAGAACTTTGCTCAGGACACGGTCGTCTGCGCTGAAATCCTCGGCGTCGAAGCCGATATGCACAAATATGCGGTGCAGATCACGGTCGCTGATGTACGCGACGGCGCCTGCTCGTCCTCAACGCTTAAGGAAGCCGCTTCGTGGGGCAAGGTCGATACCACCTATGAACAAATGGTCTTCGCAGAAGCGACAACGGTCGTGCCGCTGATCGCCTCGGACGCCTATCACCGCGGCGCCTGGAAGAACCGCGAAGCCCGCGGCTGGGCCAAGCTGTTCTTATAA